In Danio rerio strain Tuebingen ecotype United States chromosome 18, GRCz12tu, whole genome shotgun sequence, the genomic window gtcttgaaaaatatccagtcaaatattatttattgtcatcatggcaaagataaaataaatcagttattagaactgagttttaaaaactatgatgtgtaaaaactttttaaaaatttaatcttattgtttaatttttatttaaaatcataattttaattaatatttttataaatattttttgataataATTTCTTACTATAATGTAATGTGAGCCTTGATGAGTATATCTGTTTtccataaataatattattttcaattaaataataattattattttaacttattatttaaaacaaatagcaCTAAAAGTGATCATTACTGTTTAAAGACCTTAAACCTCCCAAAAAACAAGGACAGAACCAATACTGGTGCTATATAGCACTTAAATTGTTTTCCCTATGATTATGAGCCAAATACCACTTAGCGGTGCTAAATAACAACTCAAATATCACAAAGAACAACTGAAAAAGCTTTTTTTGTCTGTGTTTATACtgtttgttaaagggatagttcacctaaaaatgctaactctgccattatttactcaccctttactagAAAGTTGAAAATATCTAACTATTGAATTCTATATAcgatggaagtgaatggttaaaagttaatatttttcaaaatagcttATTTTTATGTTCAAGAAATTCCTAAAGGTTGGAAACAGGGTGATTAAaggatggcagaattttcatttttgggtgaactatccctttaacattttcattattgagatatacattttccaaaatattgaataaataagtATTACTGTAtgcagtatataaatatatttttaaaatatacatttaaatgccAAAGATGGCGTAAAAATGATATTCATGGCAAAATAGCAAAGTCATGTATAGAGCTGAAAGGTGAACATTAACCTGACCGGGCCAGATTGGCACTACCGATTTTAAGTTGAGATGGTGCCACTGCTGATGTTTGGGAGCCATTCAGGGTGTTTTATCTCATGGCCCAGTCCTGCTGCTGACACCAGAAGAGCAGCCTTGGCAGGAGATAAGAGGAGTTTCTTCAACGACATCAGGCAGAGATGAGCATTAGGAGTAACTGCTCCAAAACAGACATTAGTGGTGCTTGTTGACATCTATGCACTTACAGATCAAtgtgaatatacagtatatatatatatatttgttttatttcgcctagaataaaagcagtttaaaattttggGATAAAATTATTTGTTCCTTTAAGCTATTTGTTTGGATGGTCTGAAcaatccatcgttatacaataacttgcctaattaccctaacctagttcaccttattaacctagttaagcctgtaaatgtcactttaagctgtacagaagtgtcttgaaaaatatcaagtaaaatattatttactgtcatgtcatcatgacaaagatgaaataaatcagttattagaaataggtttctaaaactattatgcttagaaatgtgctgaaacaatcttccctccattaaacagaatttggtggaaaaaataaacaggggcgctaataattcagtggggctaataattctgacttcaactgtatatatatatatatatatatatatatatatatatatatatatatatatatatatatatatatatatatatatatgtatgtgtgtgtgtgtgtgtgtgtgtgtgtgtgtgtgtgtgtgtgtgtgtgtgatttaataaataataaattggaAAACTATTtggaaaatttacatttttatgtcgaggacataaaaaaaaaaaaaaatgaaacacatgccatttgtttacatttaaatgtgtcATGTTATAAAtgtccctgtgtttgcgtgggttttctctgggtgctctggtttctcccacagtccaaagacatgctgtacacgtgaattgaataagctaaattggcctttttttttgtgcaagcattttacagtacaatattcaaaaatatttttgaatgtcaatgttttcaaacaattatatttgatttaagtCACACAAGTGTCATTTTCACATTCTACACATTAAAAGAAAGATGTTACATCCAATATAGCTTTTtcctaataaatgtaaaaatgtcaaatcaaatcaatattTTTGTCCTATGGTGAACAAAATATTATCCTTtagcattgttttatttatttacttatttgtttatttatttatttatttatttatttattttggggggggggggggtatgttgtatgtatgtgtaatgtgtatctgtaatgtttacagattgatatttttctgatatcataactctgtggttaatTTTTTGGGGAAATATAGACAGATGTTTCAATACAATGTTAGTTTATACTATCCCTGTGAAcctgtgttttgaatttttacagcaaatatcacatccataatgctggaattgatCTGCTCCAGCAATAGTTCTGaatacataaaaaagtaaaatgattGTTTAACCCTAAAAGCAATTATAAAACAATAGGCCTATTTGCCAACCAGACAAAATGTGGAGAGTTCTTTTTAAGGGGgtccatccaaaaaaaaaaaaaaaaaaaaaatctaattatgtcatttacttttattgttgcaaactgttgaacacaaacaaaaagTTGCAATGAATCCTGAAAACCAGTATTGGCTTCCAAAATAGCTTATTGTTACAGTTTTCTAACATTCCTCACCATAACTTTGTCAAGAGAACAAAACGAAATGTTTGCCAGCCAAGTTGTTTAACCTCCTCGTTTGGATGCAGCCAGGTATTTGATTTCTGCCTGACTGACTCCGTGTTTGAGCTCGTGACCCCTTAAGTCACGAGTCGTCGGTGTCGGCTGTATAATTGACTGGTGATTCGCGCATGTAAGAGCGCTATTTCCTCTCATTGTCGAGCCGTCGTGAGCAGGAAGTCGGAAAAGAGCAGAAACTGAGGGGGCAGGGCCATTTAAAAATACCTGCTGCCCTACAATAACGGGACACAGAGACAGCAGCCCTACGGGACACTGGCGTGGCGACTTGCAGCGCAAAATGCAGCACAAACAAGACGGAGCTTAAACGCCACATTTATCACGCGCCAGAGAAATTGAACAACGCCACTGTCTGTCACCTCGCATTATTCAGACAGAACATAGGACTGAATGCGCGGTGACAGAAATCTAATGTAAATGAAGGATGCTTGGAATCTGGCGTACACAATGTGTGCTGGATGTTTCTGACCTTTGATACACTTGCTAAGACAGCAGAACAGGTGCATCTCTGAAGCGTTTTGTGCGGCAGATGGTCTTTCGGAACCGCAGAGGGCGAGTACGGGACATATTTGGCTTAAAAGGCGTGCATACCAAATGTGCTGAATTATACCTGAATCATATTGAAAATGGCTTCTACAATTGAACGGAAAACACTGGAGGCAAATGAGTGAGtatatattcataatttcatTGTATAATTGGTCAGAATATAAGAGTCTATAGCCTAACATTTATAGACAACAAAATAAGTGCATATAAAtaacattgttattacacatttgTATCTATCtaattatctatttttattttttgcaaaataatgcTGATAGAAAGTTTAGAACAGCCACTGTTCCCGTATTAGTGAACATCAAATAATTCAGTTAGGATTTAATAAGTTTTATTTAGACCAATTAAATTATTCAACTCATTTGAAGCACAGATATACTTTAACTTAAAATATGTGAAAACAGGCCTATATGTTCAAGAACTCTGACCTCTAATTTAGCAGTGGAAGTAGGGAAATacaataaagcaaataataaagTTCTTCCGAATATTGTGATTTTAAGTATTCAGtgcgaaaaatgaaaaaaaaaaaaaaaaacagatcaattttactattaataaaaatatatagattttcatatatgtttatataaaaagTCTAAATAAATTTTTAGACAAATCTACCATTGTTTTGCAAAAAtgaaaatagataaatagatagatacaAAGATGTAGCCTAATTACaatgttatttgtaatttaaaaaaagccATCAAAAGATTATCAGATTAAAAAGAAATTTTATTGAAAATCTAAACGTGCAAATGTATtgtaatctttattttaaattgtattgaaTCTTTTATATAGTAAATGTAATAATCTGAGAGTGGGGCCACTTTGGGGACATTTTGATAATGATCAAATCTTCGGCATTGTTTATTAAGAGCAGCTGTATGGATGAGTGCCTTGATCCTTTACATATGATATGCTCCAAATCTGGCACTATATTTCATGAGATATTTTACATGCTTCCTTAATGAAGCTTTAAGACAAAATCCACCTAAAAATGTTCACATTAAATCAAACTATCTCTCTGCATTTGCTTATTcataacagtttaaaaaaaataaaataccccAGATTTTCTTTTGTTGTATGAATTTTGTTCACAAACGTTAAACAGTGTGTGACATGATCTAATTCAGGAGTGCATTGACCCGTAGCATCTCATTTGCATACTTCACTTTTCTCTCTTGGGTTCACGCATCAGCAGCTACAGCACAAGCGgttgtttataaaacaaaagtAACAATGTAGTCTACATCTACAAAAATAGCACATGTTTGCTTGTATTTGTCTGTAGCCTATAAAACACACATAAcagacacatttttaaattacatttcataTGAGTGCACCAGTGACATCTGGTGTTTATAATGGTGTATGACATGTTTAAATGGACACGCTGATCTGCAGGGAGCCGGTGGATGAGGTGCTCCAGATGCCGCCGTCACTGCTGACCTGTGGCGGGTGTCAGCAGAGCATCGGAGACCGCTTCTTTCTGAAGGCCATCGAGCAGTACTGGCACGAGGACTGTCTGAGCTGTGACCTCTGCGGCTGCCGCTTAGGGGAGGTGGGACGCAGGCTTTACTACAAACTCGGCAGAAAGCTGTGCAGGAGAGATTACCTCAGGTAAGAATCTGGAAGaacttttaaactgtatttaaatggcaCCTGATAAATAGGGGAGCAAGTCGATGAAAAAGAGGGTGCATAAAAATATGGCATCATTACACAAACTTGTTTCTtttcatctgttaaacataaatatatatattttgatatatattttatataaatattttgtgtcacgctgcagtgggtagcacgatccccTCACAgctaaaaggtcgctggtttgaacctcgactgggtcaattggcatttctgtgtggagaattgggaaggctaaattgaacatagtgtgtgaatgagtgtgcatggatgtttcccaatgatgggttacagctggaagggcatccgctgcttaaaaacatatgctgctggataagttgctggttcattttctctgtagcgaccccagattaataaagggactaagctgaaaagaaaatgaatgaatgatattttgtGTTGGTTTTTGCCGAATTCTGAACCATGCTTGTTACTCCCCTCTTAAGACCCTACAGTATAAAGGCCTACTTCAAACAAAATAATGCATGAACTAAAATGAGTGATTTCAACTAAATAAAATGGCCAAAACAAAGTGTGTTTGGAGGTTGTTTTAGCAGTTCAAAGCAGTTAATTAAAGCTAATTTTTTAGGGGGGTTTGTTTGGCTTCTAAACAATCAGAGAGGGTCACCCTCCAGACGATTGCTCACCACCACCTTCGCTCAGCATCTTCAAATATTCTAAACACAGTTGAATTCGGGGTCTATACGCTGCAAATAAGAATTTATATTTAAGGCCCTGGTATATAGTTACCAACTAATGAAGTTAACAaatttgaaaaggctgagtgaagGTATACTGTTACTCGAATCTTCTGACATACCCATGCTGCAGTAGGTGGTGGCGTTCTAAATTTGTCACGCTGCTCACGTCAGTGTTGCCCATAAACACAACAATGGTGGCTGAGGCAGATGAACATGTGCATGAGAAGCACCGCTGCAGTGAATCAaatgtttacattgtttttatttttgttttttttgccatggcacttcttgttcgctgtgtgatttaaaatcatttctTGAGCGATCATATGGGTGCAGATACATCTGTACAAGTGTTTTTATGTGGCTTTTGTTGAATGTTGTTTTCCTGTCTGACCTCCGCGGATACAAAGCATGTCAAAGAAGGCAGAGTTCCAGAATGGTTGTCTTGAACCAAAGGTAGTCCCACAACTCTGACGAAACTTTGCTTTGGTGAGCTGTTTCAAACTGCCCAATCAAACTCAAAAAAGAACTTTTTGTTTAGGCCAGATTTTCTTCAAAACCATGTCATGTCATTTCagttcattgtttttgtttggtttgagGTATACCACAGCCTTTAGGGTTAGGGGTTGTGGGGTATGAGGGGTTAGGATTAAGAGTGAGGTAATGGATTAGGCAGTCAGGTAGTGACAAAGACCCCATGCAGCGGTGATGAGTTTATTATTGACATTACAACAAAACCTGGTAATGCTGTATCAAGACAACCAGAGCTTCAGATAATTTTAAATTCAGCATGGTTTCCTGTTTACTCATCACATTGAGAAAGGACTTGCGATCTTCTGCGATTGTAGTGTATCCTGCAGCTCTGTCTGTGCTTGTTTATAGGGcatcatatacagtacagttgaagtcagaattattagcccccctttgatttatttatatttttttaatatttcccaaatgatgtttaacagagcaaggaaattttcacagtatatctgataatatttttttcttctggagaaagtcttatttgttttatttcggctagaataaaagcagtttttaattttttaaagccattttaaggtcaaaattattagcccctttaagctataggcAAGCTGATCTGTTGGATGTTCATTCTTTAAAATTATTGTCAGGAAACCCCATTTTGATTATGCTACCTTATTTTGGTTTATCTTATTTAGCTGCTCACAGAGTATAAAGGAAAAatttcaaaagacacaaaataaattagtacgaataattttaaaaatttatcatagagcacatttgcacaaagatttttttaaagaattaggtATGTTAACTGTTAGGAATAGAGTATGTTTGTTTAAACTGGAAATGAtacgtaaaatgtttaataatgtgcttCCTAGTTATTTGGTGAAAtattttcaaatggtgaggcaacagcattcatacagaACTAGGGGTTGGGATtgtagtatttgtttatttaaatttaaaagtctAGTAGGGAAAAATAGGTTTTCATAcacaagtgcaatcatgtggaacaaatTAACAAAACCGATCAAGGAAATAAAAGACTTAAGAAGGTTAAAAAAAGCTATCAAAACATagttgtttgatgaggataattagtttgcTTGGTGGATgaggatgttttattttatatgttatttgaTTGTGAATAGGGTtgagctggaggggcatccgcagcgtaaaacatgtgctggataagttggtggttcattccgctgtggcgacccctgattataaGAGGGACTGAaccgaaaagaaaaatgaatgaataaaggaatacATGTATTTGTGAATTATCTTGTTCCTGTTTTAAAGTGTGGaggtactgtttgttttatgcataatctgtattttgaagccatactttgttttattaaacagtgaGGATCACAATGGAaacaagcccagggctttattgtgtttttatcctctacagtttttatttaactatgtgtgggatacttgtatttttgtacagctaaaatctgtcaaataaaattcaattcaatttctaCTTTTGATATGTGTATGGAGTACGTATGGGAAGATAACCGTTTTCACATAAGAACTTttagttttttactcagacatttaaaaacaacatattttagagcaggaTCCACAATACAGTGAAAAagtgatgtttttatccaaggttataaaatcatcagaatcttatactggcccatgtctAGTGTGGACTCAAAACTttcagaatcattcattcattcattcattcattcattcattcattttcttttcaacttagtctctttaataatccagggtcgccacagcagaatgaaccgccaacttatccatcacatgttttacgcagcgaatgcccttccagctgcaacccatctctgggaattatccgttcacacacatacactatgggcaatttagactacccaattcacctgtaccacatgtctttggactgtgggggaaactggagcaaacccacgcgaacgcattggtattaatgttgttattattattattactgctactactactactactactattattattattattattaatattattattattacaaatgttattattattattatttctactattattattagtactattattattattattcattcattcattttcttgtcggcttagtccctttataaatccgaggtccccacagcggaatgaaccgccaacttatccagcaagtttttacacagcggatgcccttccagccgcaacccatctctgggaaacatccatccacagacacacacacacacacacacacacacacacacacacacacacacacacactatggacaatttagcctacccgattcacctgtactgcatgtctttggactgtgggggaaaccggagcacccggaggaaacccacgctaacgcagggagaacatgcaaaatcagaaacgccatctgagctcaggttcgaaccagcgaccttcttgctgtgaggcgacagcactacctactgcgccactacgtcacctattattattattattattttttattattatttttttccccaatgatgaccatgttattttacgtttgattCCATTTCTGTACTTGCTGTTACAGTTACTGTCAGACATTTCCTGAAAGCTAtaccactgtttatttatttttgcttctaATCTATTATCATTTATGCACATGTACTCCATAGAAAAATActtgatcatcccagtcaatctaaataaattaaatctttcccaataaagttattcaaatcatctggtgaaattttatttatatcgcaataaatatgacaaaatattgtacgtttttttccaatatcgtgcagccctaatttgtgATGTCTTTTTGAATGTCGTTTTGACATCCAGGTGCCAACTGGGAACATATTACTTTTGTCacatatttgtttcttttatagTAGGATTTCAGATGAAGCCTAGGTTCTTTGTTGCTGTAGTGGTGCAAAAGCATTTAAAGGTTTAGTTTACCTGAATAGaaaaatgtactaaaatatttGTGAGTTTTATCTGTTGAAATAAGACATTTTGGAAAAAAGTTGGAGGCTGTTAAACCATTGACAACCgtagaaaaaaaaatggaagtcaatggctcccattttaaaacataaaaaagcacCTTCATTGAAGCTCATTTGTATtcactaaagtaaaaaaaaaaactcaaaaaggtttggaacaattgTATCGAGAGTAAATAACAGAATTGCAATTTTAATCAaatatcatagactgtaaaatggGTGAATATTCCTTTCATAAGTTTAGCTCATAGCTCCCTCTGTTGGTCAAAATAATCACTATATTGTTTCCTTCCTTTCAGACTGTTTGGTCAGGACGGACTCTGTGCTTCCTGTGAAAAGAGGATCCGGGCCTTTGAAATGACCATGCGTGTGCGTGACAAAGTCTATCACCTCGAATGCTTCAAATGTGCTGCCTGTCAGAAACACTTCTGTGTTGGAGATCGTTACCTGCTCATCAACTCGGACATTGTGTGTGAGCAGGACATTTTTGAGTGGACCAAACTCAACGGCAGCATAGTATAGTTTTCTGCCGAAATCATAAACAAAATGTAACCTGTCAGCATTTTCAACAAACCCTTTACTAATAGAACatcaataacaaaatatatattttaaagaaatataattCTGGCTCTAGTAGCTGTGCTCTAAATGCTTGtctctttttgttatttaaacttgAGAAAAATGCCACcaggtttcccagtgttgggttgcagctggaagggcatccagtgcgtaaaacatatgctggataagttggcggttcatcccgctgtggcgacccctgatttttaaagggactaagccgaaaagaaaatgaatgaatgaatgataattgcCACCAGCAACAAGAACCTTTTTGttaaatttgatatatttttgcaGAACAGCGTTATACAATTTTTAATGTATTGCAATAAAAACTGATTCCCTTTGCTACTTTTACACAATTACTTCGATTTGAACTATAGTACTATTTGTTTTGAAGTAACACAATTGCAATAAAATATACAGACATCTTAGAAAGATGATGCTTATTCTCTCAAGCTGCATTTTGTTCACTGGACAACTGTTTTCtgtcaatttttaaaaatgtattttatttctgtgatgCAAGGCTGCATTTTCAGCAGTCTTCAATCCCATCTTCAGTGTCATATTAGCTTTAATTGGagctcaagaaacattttttcacattattttttattgtgtgaTGCTTTTTTGTGATGTGATATCTATAATATGTTATCAAAGTGCCAACAGAGCACACCCAATATTCCTAAAAGGACATAttgtatacatttcatatatattgtGTACATATtgtatgccaaaaaaaaaaaaaaatcatgatctgACACCTAAAACTTATTGTTGGTGAAATTTTATTTACTCCTACCAAATTCAGTCATATTAGATCACCTTTTTTACCTTGATCCAATTAAATTAGATACTTCTCTGCTTAGGTTATGCTCTTCACATGAAGTAAACACAAATATCATAAAGTGAGAAATGAGAAGAATTGTTTCGATACCATCGCATAGCCAAATTAAGGTCTGATGCtttaaatctctcatttaaagtTGGTCATGTGGCTTGAACATTAAAAAAGACTGcaacaaaaaacaagcaaattaaaaaaactacATCCATGTAATGTTATATGGCAGTAACTAAATTAGGCATGCAGATGCGATCAAGAAAATGGGCAAGAATGTTAATTTAAATGACTGGCTGAACGTGACATTGATGTTGGTGCCATATGGCTCTTGTAaatatatttcagaaactgatttatttatttatttatttttattcactgtCAACTCAAGTATTTATAGAGAATAGCCCGGAAAAAAAGAAACTATCCGGTGAGGGGAAGTTTTAAAGGTGAAAATGCCAGAATTTGTTGTAAACATCATGAAAGCAAGAATGTCACCTGATAGCACACAATACATACGACACTGAAACTTTTAGTTGGTGTTTGTGTTTACATCCAGAAGACGTAGAGTTATGCAAAATCAAAATGTCTATTAGACATTATTTTTTTGGTCTTGAAATTTCATTTAGATTGTCTAAtagcattaaaatgtttgttaagcataataataataataataataataataaatacgatCTGACATTTGAACAGAGCAGATGTTTTCCAGACAAAACTATCTTCAAAATATTGCAGACGTATACTGCTGGGTAATGATTCAGGATGATGGTGGTTTAATGATGTGCTAGATTTCTTTCTTGGCACACATTAAGTAGGAAATTGAGTATTGTTTAAATGCTACTGCCTACCTTTTGATGCTGGTCCGTGAATTCATAGCCATTGTAATCCAGTAGGACAACGCCAaaaactggtttcttaaacataatCACGAGTATGAATATGCTATCGAAAGGTCTTGGCGGAGCTCACAAATTCATGGCAAATTAAAGACTACAAATGGAATGGTCTTCCAATTTGAGCTTAAGGAAAACCAATTAACTGTATACGCATTGAACATAGATGCTTGGAAGACTTTaagataacaaaataaacaatgtgAAATTCTGTCAAATGTGCCGTTcgtgtagatcaggggtgctcaatcatgttcctggagatctaccttcctgcagatttcagttgctacccatatcaaacacacctgcctgtaattatcaagtggtttTCAGgtactaattaattggttcaggtgtgtttgatatgggtagcaactgaaatctgcaggaaggtagatctccaggaacaggattgagcacccctggtgaAAATCTTATTGCCTCTACCATTTTTTTTCAGAGGGGGGCGCCAAATATCCAAACACATGGGCATAAACACGTAAAACAGCCTACAACATGACCTTTTGACATTCAcgttatttatcatttatttacaattattggACAATTAACAATTATTGTACACATTCAGATTTTAATTATTGACATTATTTTAGATGTTATATTTGCAAATGTAAACAGTGCCTTAAAATAAATCTATTGTTTACAGATTGGATTGTTTCTTTGTGTAACCATAAAAGAATGAGATTTatctaaattataaatattataattataaattaaattataatttatttatgtttaagaaaattatttcattatatttttcaTCATATATCATTTGATAATTTATCATATCATATACTATCATAGT contains:
- the lmo2 gene encoding rhombotin-2 — encoded protein: MASTIERKTLEANEEPVDEVLQMPPSLLTCGGCQQSIGDRFFLKAIEQYWHEDCLSCDLCGCRLGEVGRRLYYKLGRKLCRRDYLRLFGQDGLCASCEKRIRAFEMTMRVRDKVYHLECFKCAACQKHFCVGDRYLLINSDIVCEQDIFEWTKLNGSIV